The sequence tcatcccagagaattcatggcgggaggggggtggcggcggggggggggggttagtttgatgcctgcagggatcttccctgataccagccacgcggtgggggggaggggtacagcgatcatcccagagaattcatggcgagaggggggggtggttagtttgttttctggtgctgctgaatgttaacagaaaaaccgcagcactctacttgcctgaaggggcccagacaagcccccccacactgccccccccccaactggctgagattggacacagctcgtgtggagtgctgccacttcatttcccaattctgcagcactctacaagctatgcttggtatgtgggaaaggagggcgcagaagcttaccatggctgcatgcaagccgaattctgttgcccagacctgtgatctctagcagcaaagccacaggcactcagcattaagaggcaaaatgcgaccttgcacagaaatcacatgtgctatgtaatgtgaacagtgttggtcaccgtgaaagagtataagcattgttctgcaaaatgtagcttttaaaacaattctcttttttcccctccctacagcagctgcaaattcctcaagcctccctcctccatcccaaaggttatcacagataaggcgtcgtaagaagagaacacgagaggacatgttttctgaaattatggaatccagccgcagtgacagagctcatgtgaatgagtggaaggaaacagtttcaaagtataggaaagaagtcagtgaacgtgaggacaggagggaccaacgtgaggagaggagggaccaacgtgaggagaggagggacgctcgagatgagaggtggcggcaggaagaccagaggatgaaggatgcaatgctggggctgctccggcgtctggtggaggttcaggaacggctgctggaaaac is a genomic window of Malaclemys terrapin pileata isolate rMalTer1 chromosome 4, rMalTer1.hap1, whole genome shotgun sequence containing:
- the LOC128836351 gene encoding eukaryotic translation initiation factor 3 subunit A-like produces the protein MEGTSAAANSSSLPPPSQRLSQIRRRKKRTREDMFSEIMESSRSDRAHVNEWKETVSKYRKEVSEREDRRDQREERRDQREERRDARDERWRQEDQRMKDAMLGLLRRLVEVQERLLENRLPLQPLFHPPPSPCSVSSSPRRVRTRGGRLRTPSHSTPVDSPSKRLSFF